A stretch of the Halomarina ordinaria genome encodes the following:
- a CDS encoding phospholipase D family protein gives MIFAGGPGKSLEAGEYVERAISDIASQSLVRAGFAYATETGLETFLRGETTNDWRDLTDSEWIVGLDQGITEPGALKNLQSHGNTEVRVYLPGDRLSVETLTGRPRFHAKTISIESFKHSSQRRLFITSANLTHAALGGTPSNYELGIAKSVADGLEPEEVKTFDTWWDSVWKNSKPVTDELIEQYSEIREEAHTQNPILGEYEASEHVRYASDAQCLWIETEKMTGGSRNQLEFNEELSRFFTRPSDDTNRIIIDFNGRVYDERPVNTRITDPPFGVRIRKLGLPTGFNYREKVIHLEKVLTDPGEKPRYRLTVRERGDKDVAEWKRLSEESGIVDETGGGRAYGYYK, from the coding sequence ATGATTTTCGCAGGAGGTCCGGGGAAATCGCTGGAGGCGGGCGAGTACGTTGAAAGAGCTATTTCTGACATTGCATCCCAGAGCCTCGTCCGCGCTGGGTTCGCTTACGCAACCGAAACAGGACTTGAGACGTTTCTAAGGGGAGAAACAACTAATGACTGGCGAGACCTCACGGACTCAGAATGGATTGTTGGTCTTGATCAAGGAATCACGGAACCGGGGGCTCTCAAAAATCTCCAAAGTCATGGTAACACCGAAGTGCGAGTCTATTTACCCGGTGATAGGCTCTCTGTTGAAACCCTTACCGGACGACCCCGATTCCACGCAAAAACCATCTCAATTGAGTCTTTTAAACATTCAAGCCAACGTCGTCTCTTCATTACATCGGCAAATCTGACCCACGCAGCACTTGGGGGAACACCATCTAATTACGAACTTGGAATAGCCAAATCGGTCGCAGATGGCCTAGAACCAGAGGAGGTCAAGACATTCGACACATGGTGGGACAGCGTTTGGAAGAATTCTAAACCAGTCACAGATGAACTGATAGAGCAGTACTCTGAAATTCGAGAGGAAGCCCACACACAGAATCCTATTCTTGGTGAATATGAAGCTTCAGAACATGTCAGGTACGCCAGTGACGCTCAGTGCTTGTGGATCGAAACAGAGAAAATGACCGGTGGGTCACGCAACCAACTGGAGTTCAATGAGGAGTTAAGCAGATTCTTCACCCGGCCGTCAGACGACACTAATCGGATTATTATTGATTTCAACGGGAGAGTATATGACGAACGCCCCGTGAACACCCGTATAACAGACCCGCCATTTGGGGTCCGAATACGGAAACTGGGCCTCCCTACTGGATTCAATTATCGTGAGAAAGTCATCCATCTGGAGAAAGTTTTGACTGACCCGGGAGAGAAACCCCGATACAGATTGACAGTACGCGAACGAGGAGACAAGGATGTTGCTGAGTGGAAACGCTTGTCCGAAGAAAGCGGAATCGTTGACGAAACGGGAGGGGGACGAGCATATGGATATTATAAGTGA
- a CDS encoding Eco57I restriction-modification methylase domain-containing protein: protein MSVTELREGVDTDSLEDLVDNYNSTSDTKRRQKREAAVRQQFINPLLRALGWDTESEEVRPEHQTDVGPADYAMVLNGRDQFYVEAKKFSEDLDGYRLKDGEKRSYVDQAVDYAYHQRCEWAVLTNFEEIRLYWTYESRDATEDGLVLEITVDEFLTEGGLEKLSKLSKRGVSRGSLGTLERSRKRKPITEAVQQALSSARGNLTSEIHSNEPELTLETLREGVQRILDRLVVMRVAEDRSVISEDTLYKMKEAWDSTKINPEQRRLIRDFSNAFQDFDSVYNSELFARHECETWAVPNETLKDIIDELYEYNFEYLDADILGSIYEDYLGHAIREKEEGLELEEIDDVRREGGIYYTPVPVVEYIVDSTLGERLNRVMDDVRSELNCEDPDFKAAANRFSEVEQIRFLDVSCGSGSFLIKAYDKFEACYKEYQNLVRAARPEEAKLDDYSRIKNFSDYRQRILRNNLFGVDLDYQATEIASVNLFLKALKSGEKLPTILEENIKRGNSLLNGPNEAVASTLEISVEEADEMGAFDWETEFEEIVGANGDGFSVIAGNPPWGADVDDYRDWVEGEGQYSLASGQYDTYELFIELTAELLGDGGTLGFIIPDSIFREEHEELRKWLAMNYTVDQIHKLGEGVFEDVWTGSAIIQYTKTPSMGDNVVECSVLRKEDRDRMQGAGGTALSTLITERQNTKVQQRILDEPDYAFKPFADEDDYAIMDIMGTDTVDTAEVLFDSRGDEIGKSGEVMRCPSCMNWDTYPQKRAASKGGGYYSKTCTHCEKEYEFEEAYETREIIKNHCPDSSWKRLYFGEHVTRYRESGHAFIDDSIDGIDFEDENLYSPPKILLRKTGFGFNAFIDYTDARCLQVVYVFRLLEDRDPEFEQYDLEYFLGLLNSRVMLYYYTKERSEIEWQSYPYKTQGLVMGLPYPEVDFDDEEEKERYDRFVNLVRNACKSNGKIDRGDDWEIEKLAYDFYGIPEDKRTRIRNELNELQRLQVVRELFPDAE, encoded by the coding sequence ATGTCGGTAACTGAACTTCGTGAAGGAGTCGATACAGACTCTCTTGAAGACCTCGTTGACAACTACAACTCCACCTCAGACACCAAGAGACGGCAGAAGAGAGAAGCAGCAGTTCGTCAGCAGTTCATTAACCCGCTTCTCCGAGCGCTGGGGTGGGATACCGAGAGCGAAGAAGTTCGTCCAGAACACCAGACAGACGTCGGTCCTGCGGACTACGCAATGGTGTTGAATGGTCGGGATCAGTTCTACGTCGAGGCAAAAAAGTTCTCGGAAGACCTTGACGGGTACCGCCTTAAAGACGGAGAGAAGCGTTCGTATGTTGACCAAGCTGTCGACTACGCCTATCACCAGCGATGTGAATGGGCGGTTTTGACGAACTTCGAAGAGATTCGTCTGTACTGGACGTACGAGAGTAGAGACGCAACGGAGGATGGACTTGTCCTCGAAATCACTGTCGACGAGTTCCTGACCGAAGGTGGGCTGGAAAAGCTCTCGAAGCTCTCGAAGCGTGGTGTTTCGCGTGGGTCACTTGGGACTCTTGAACGCTCCCGGAAGCGGAAGCCAATCACGGAGGCAGTTCAACAGGCACTCTCATCCGCTCGTGGAAACCTTACCAGCGAGATTCATTCGAACGAACCGGAACTGACACTAGAAACGCTCCGGGAAGGCGTCCAACGTATCCTCGACCGCCTTGTCGTAATGCGAGTGGCTGAGGACCGAAGCGTCATCTCGGAAGATACGTTGTATAAAATGAAGGAAGCGTGGGATTCAACGAAGATAAACCCGGAGCAGCGGCGTCTCATTCGGGATTTCTCGAACGCTTTCCAAGATTTCGACAGCGTCTACAACAGTGAGCTGTTCGCCCGCCACGAGTGCGAAACATGGGCCGTTCCAAACGAAACCCTCAAAGACATCATCGATGAACTCTACGAGTACAACTTCGAATACCTCGATGCAGACATCCTCGGGAGCATCTACGAGGACTACCTCGGCCATGCAATCCGCGAAAAGGAAGAGGGTTTAGAACTCGAAGAAATCGACGACGTACGCCGTGAAGGAGGCATCTACTATACGCCTGTACCGGTTGTTGAGTACATTGTCGACTCAACGCTCGGAGAGAGGCTGAACCGCGTGATGGACGACGTTCGGTCTGAACTCAATTGCGAAGACCCGGATTTTAAGGCCGCCGCAAACCGGTTCTCAGAGGTCGAGCAGATACGGTTCCTTGACGTATCCTGTGGAAGTGGGTCATTCTTAATCAAGGCGTACGACAAGTTCGAAGCCTGCTACAAAGAGTATCAAAACCTCGTTCGTGCCGCTCGCCCAGAGGAAGCGAAACTGGACGATTATTCGCGAATCAAAAATTTCTCTGACTATCGACAACGGATTCTTCGGAACAACTTGTTTGGTGTCGACCTTGACTATCAAGCGACAGAGATCGCCTCTGTCAACCTGTTCTTGAAGGCCCTCAAAAGCGGAGAAAAGCTCCCCACGATTCTTGAGGAAAACATTAAGCGAGGAAACAGCCTACTCAACGGTCCTAATGAAGCGGTGGCTTCGACCTTGGAAATCTCGGTTGAGGAGGCTGACGAGATGGGGGCGTTCGATTGGGAAACCGAATTTGAGGAGATTGTGGGGGCGAACGGAGACGGTTTCAGCGTAATCGCTGGAAACCCTCCGTGGGGTGCAGACGTTGACGACTATCGGGACTGGGTAGAAGGTGAGGGACAGTACTCGCTCGCCTCTGGGCAGTACGACACCTATGAACTGTTCATTGAATTGACTGCAGAGCTACTTGGTGACGGGGGAACGCTTGGGTTCATTATCCCTGACTCCATCTTCCGTGAGGAACATGAGGAACTCCGCAAATGGCTCGCAATGAACTACACTGTTGACCAGATTCACAAGCTCGGTGAAGGTGTCTTTGAAGATGTCTGGACTGGCAGTGCAATCATTCAATACACCAAAACGCCATCCATGGGAGACAACGTAGTGGAGTGTTCAGTCCTTCGAAAAGAGGACCGAGACCGTATGCAGGGCGCAGGCGGGACGGCCCTGTCAACCCTAATTACTGAACGGCAAAACACGAAGGTTCAACAACGTATCCTCGACGAACCAGACTACGCGTTTAAGCCATTTGCCGACGAGGATGACTACGCCATCATGGATATCATGGGCACCGATACAGTGGACACCGCGGAGGTTCTCTTTGACTCGCGCGGTGATGAAATCGGGAAGTCTGGAGAAGTGATGCGGTGCCCTTCCTGCATGAACTGGGACACGTACCCACAAAAGCGAGCGGCGTCGAAGGGTGGCGGGTATTACTCGAAGACCTGTACTCACTGTGAGAAGGAATACGAGTTTGAGGAGGCCTACGAGACGAGAGAAATTATCAAGAATCACTGTCCCGACAGTAGTTGGAAGCGCCTCTACTTTGGCGAACACGTTACTCGCTACCGAGAGTCGGGTCATGCGTTCATCGATGACTCCATAGATGGTATTGACTTCGAGGACGAGAACCTCTACTCACCCCCGAAAATACTCCTTCGAAAGACTGGATTCGGATTCAACGCGTTCATCGACTACACCGATGCTCGGTGCCTCCAAGTTGTCTACGTCTTCCGCTTATTGGAAGACCGAGACCCAGAGTTCGAGCAGTACGATCTCGAATACTTCCTTGGACTGCTGAATAGCCGTGTGATGCTCTACTATTACACGAAAGAGCGCTCGGAGATTGAGTGGCAGTCGTACCCGTACAAGACGCAGGGATTGGTCATGGGCCTCCCCTACCCAGAAGTCGACTTCGATGACGAGGAAGAGAAGGAGCGGTATGACCGGTTCGTCAACCTCGTTCGTAACGCCTGCAAATCCAACGGTAAGATTGACCGTGGGGATGATTGGGAAATAGAGAAGCTCGCATACGACTTCTATGGAATCCCAGAGGACAAGCGGACTCGAATCCGCAACGAGTTGAACGAACTCCAGCGATTGCAGGTGGTCCGAGAATTGTTCCCTGACGCTGAGTGA
- a CDS encoding AbrB/MazE/SpoVT family DNA-binding domain-containing protein: MMGPLDETKISPSNTTTVPRPVRNLLELEVGDVVQWHIDDEEILVRKKVDDGVTGE; this comes from the coding sequence ATGATGGGACCGCTTGACGAAACAAAGATTAGTCCAAGTAACACAACGACTGTACCCCGGCCGGTACGAAACCTGCTTGAGCTTGAAGTTGGAGATGTTGTTCAGTGGCATATCGACGACGAAGAGATATTGGTTCGGAAAAAAGTGGACGACGGGGTGACAGGTGAGTAA
- a CDS encoding orc1/cdc6 family replication initiation protein, whose product MLDEEGGVSVFTNRNLVEPDTIIDEERIVGRDDQLESVVSFLRPALQGNRPPNMLLYGPAGTGKSLIIGAVTKQIIDLCRSRGESFGVIEINCQPINTLDQAVYELVQSVATNVGADIGVPETGVSTKRKYRRLYELVNEHYDSVIFVLDEIDLLVGRQTSEEPAYSKLLYQLSRASNTNEIQGRVSVAALTNDPKFMENIDGRAESSFNPRDVYFPDYDANQLRKILENRRDAFRSTALDDDVIPLVAAFAAQSHGDARKAIDLFRGAGDLADERGDERVREEHVRESQEEIDKDRSLKLVEGLTTQKKISLYATAAVASYSKQTGSSVPSPVGFRVYQWVTDRLDADQMTRETYVKYVKELSTYGLISTVRKSRGRGGGMYMEFTFTGDPAAMMDRIVDDGRLKRISEQGELLQTVVTAQLKKFHEV is encoded by the coding sequence ATGCTCGATGAGGAGGGTGGCGTATCTGTCTTCACTAACCGGAATCTCGTAGAGCCGGACACGATCATCGACGAGGAGCGAATCGTCGGTCGGGATGACCAGCTCGAGTCGGTCGTGTCGTTCCTACGGCCTGCTCTCCAGGGGAATCGCCCTCCAAACATGCTGCTGTACGGACCCGCAGGAACAGGAAAGTCGCTCATCATTGGTGCTGTAACGAAACAGATCATCGATCTCTGCCGGTCGAGAGGCGAGAGTTTTGGTGTCATTGAAATAAATTGCCAGCCGATAAACACCCTTGATCAAGCAGTATACGAACTGGTGCAGAGTGTCGCGACAAACGTCGGGGCGGACATCGGCGTGCCTGAGACGGGGGTGTCCACGAAACGGAAATATCGACGGTTGTACGAACTCGTTAACGAACACTACGACTCAGTCATCTTCGTTCTCGATGAAATCGATTTACTAGTCGGACGACAGACGAGTGAAGAGCCCGCCTATTCGAAGCTCCTGTACCAGCTCTCACGCGCGAGCAATACGAACGAGATCCAAGGGCGTGTGTCGGTTGCAGCACTCACGAACGACCCGAAGTTCATGGAAAACATCGATGGGCGAGCAGAGAGTTCGTTCAATCCGCGGGACGTCTACTTCCCCGATTACGATGCCAATCAGTTACGCAAAATCCTTGAAAATCGGCGCGATGCCTTCCGCTCCACAGCGCTAGATGATGACGTGATCCCGCTCGTCGCCGCGTTTGCAGCGCAGAGCCATGGCGATGCACGGAAGGCGATCGACCTGTTCCGGGGCGCCGGTGACCTGGCCGATGAGCGTGGCGACGAGCGAGTACGCGAGGAACACGTCCGAGAATCCCAAGAGGAGATCGATAAAGATCGGTCGCTGAAGCTCGTTGAGGGACTCACCACGCAAAAGAAAATTTCGCTGTATGCGACAGCAGCCGTTGCCTCCTATTCGAAGCAGACAGGGAGTTCAGTCCCGAGTCCGGTTGGGTTTCGAGTGTATCAGTGGGTTACCGATAGACTTGACGCAGACCAAATGACCCGAGAGACGTACGTCAAGTACGTCAAGGAGCTTTCGACGTATGGTTTGATATCGACGGTTAGGAAGAGTCGAGGGCGAGGGGGCGGGATGTATATGGAGTTCACGTTCACCGGAGATCCGGCTGCGATGATGGACCGGATCGTCGATGATGGACGGTTGAAACGAATTAGCGAACAGGGAGAACTCTTACAGACAGTTGTCACGGCTCAACTGAAGAAGTTCCATGAAGTGTGA
- a CDS encoding antitoxin VapB family protein, producing MSHQVRLKDDVYERIKASKRDDESFSDAVERLIGGRSLRELRDVFDEKQGTEMRDAIEAADRTDRDDVRQIAERFE from the coding sequence ATGTCGCATCAGGTCCGTCTCAAAGACGACGTATATGAACGGATCAAAGCAAGCAAACGCGACGATGAGTCATTCAGCGACGCCGTCGAGCGGCTCATTGGTGGGCGGTCGCTCCGAGAGCTCCGCGACGTCTTCGACGAGAAACAGGGAACCGAGATGCGGGATGCAATCGAGGCTGCCGACCGGACGGACCGCGACGACGTCCGTCAGATCGCAGAGCGCTTCGAATGA